ATAAATTTTTATACCCATGCACATATGCCTGACGGAGAGTACTACATAAGGGTATGGATGGCGGATATAAACCTTGCAAGTAATAATTTTACAAGCATAAATAATGCATATAATTCATTAGGCACTTTAAAAGGAATAGTACCTTTAGATGAAATTATTATTACAGTAAAAGGCTCTATGCATGATGATACAAATTAATTAAAGGTAAACAAATAATTAAATATTTTACTAAAAAAAATAACTGTTGCTATTTAGGCGGCAGTTATTCTTTTTATATAAGACGGATATTTAACTTTTAATCAATATTCAAAATACATGGGTTTTTTTAAAATGCACAAATTTTATATAACGGCTTCAAATAAAATATCAGGAATAGGAGTAGAAATAGCTTTATGATATTTTCATAATAGTTAAAAAATGATATACTATAATAAAAGGAAAAAGAGGAGTAAAAAATGCCGGAAGGAAGGATAAATAAGGAACATGACCTGGGCTACAAGCATTTATTGACGCATAAAAAGACCTTTATTCAACTGTTGAGAAGTTTTGTAAAAGAAGACTGGGTAAAGGAAATAGATGAAAGTCAGGTTATGCTGATAAATAAGAGTTATGTTTTGCAGGATTTTAAGGAAAAAGAATCGGATATAGTATATAGGTTAAAAATAAAGGACAGGAACGTAATATTTTATTGTTTGTTGGAACTGCAATCATCAGTTGATTATCAAATGCCGCTAAGACTGTTGTTCTACATGATAGAGATATGGCGTGATATACTAAAAAACACTGAGCATCATGAGGCAGAGCGAAAGGGTTTTAAACTTCCCTGTATAGTACCTATTGTACTGTACAATGGAGTAAATAATTGGACGGTATGCAGAAGTTTTAGGGAAATGCTTGATGGCAGTGAAATATTTTCAAATCATGTATTAGATTTTAATTATATATTGTTTGATGTAAACAGATATGAGGAAGAGGAACTGCTGGGACTTGCAAACCTTATATCAGGAGTATTTCTATTGGACCAGAAAATAGATTCTGAACAGTTAAAGGACAGGTTGGTAAAAATGATAGAGATATTAGGGGACCTGTCGGAAGAGGAATTTGGTTTATTTAAAGGTTGGCTAAAATGGATATTAAAGCCGAGGATATCAGAGGAATTGCGTTTTAAGATAGATGACATACTGGAAAAATCGAGACCAACGGAGGTGGAAAATATGGTTTACAATCTTGCCAATACAATTGACGAAATGACTCAAAAAGCTATGGAAAAGGGAATAGAAGAAGGAATACAAAAGGGAATACAAAAGGGAATACAAAAGGGAATAGAAGAGGGAATACAAAAGGGAATAGAAGAAGGATTACAAAAGGGAATAAAAGAAGGGGTATTGAAAGTTGCGAAATCAGCCTTGGAGAAGGGGGCAGACATAGACTTTGTAGCAAGTATTACCGAATTGGATATTGAAATAGTAAAGAAACTAAAGGAAGAAATTGAAAGGACAAAATAAAAATTTTATAAGTATGTCAAAAGTATTCTAAAAGCAAAGAGAAGGGGAATAGTTCCCCTATATTTTTTGGTTAAAAGAGGGAATGAAGAGGAACTGCCGTATTAATATTTCTTTGTGTGGTGGTAAACGGTAATAGAATAAACTTTTCGGATGCCCAGCCATTTATAGATGAAAATGGTCGTACATAGGTGCCTGTAAGGTTTGTAAGTGAGGGACTAGGTGCAAATGTTGAGTGGAATGCTTTCATAATGACGGTATATATAACGACGGCAGGAGTTGTGCAAGTTTCAAGTCCGGAAGAGGGAGAAATAAGGTATTATGATGGCATTGCATTTAATCTTGGGACGGACGTTGATGAGTTTGGAAGGATGATTATAGGGAAGTCCCAGGTGTTTTTATTAAAGGTGGCGGACCAGTTGGATTTTATGAAGGAAAGTTGGGTAAAGGGATGAAGAAATATGGTTACATATAGTGTAACAAAGGCAAGCGTGGCAGAGATACCGAAAGAAAATAAACTTACGTAGGAACTATCAGATAAACACGGAGAATATTTTAAGGAATATCTTAATTAGTGAAAGAGATAATATAAGAGTATATAAAAATGTAAACAAAAACCATAAAACATACGATAAAAACATTAGATGATAATAAATACATTTAAATTCTAAAAGCAAGAAATTAAAAGTTTTTTAATATACAAGTATATTCGTTTGAAAAATTCATATGGAGGTTTGAAAAAATGAAAAAGATTGCTTTTATACTAGTACTAATAACAGTTGTAAGCACAATACTTACAGTAAATATTTTTGCTGCAAAAATACCTCTTCGTGTGGTGGTAAACGGCAGTAGGATAAACTTTCCTGATGCCCAGCCCTTTATTGATGAAAATGGCCGTACACAAGTACCTGTAAGATTTGTAAGTGAGGCATTAGGAGCAGATGTAGGATGGGACGGCAAAACAAAGACGGTCACTATAGAGCAGGGAAAAAATAAGATATCTTTGGTGGTAGGGAAATCAGAGTATACAGTTAACGGCAAGACAATGGAAATGGACACAACTGTGCTTTTATTGGAAGACAGGACATTTGTACCTGTAAGGTTTGTAAGTGAGGGTTTAGGTGCAAATGTTGAGTGGAATGCTTCAATAAGAACGGTGTATATAACAACGGGAGGAACCGTTCCAACTCCGACTCCGGAAGAAGGAGAAGTAAGGTATTATGACGGCATTGCCTTTAATCCTGCAACAGATGTTGATGAATTTGGAAGGATGACGATAGAGAAGTCTCAGGAGTTTTTATTAAAGATGGCGGATCAGTTGTCATTTGTTAAGGAAAACGGCAAGTATTATATTATAGGTGAGTATCCAGAAATACCGGAGGAATTTGAGTGGGCAGTGGGGATTGGCATAATTCTTAAAAGCGGAGGAGTACGGAATTTTTCAACCGGAACTGCCCGTAAAGATTATCTTATACCTAGAGAAGGAAGTTTTAAAAAGGATACAACAGGATTGATAGATATAAATGATATTGAAGGTTTTAATATAGTTATTGCAGTACAAAATAAAGAAATAAAAAGGGATTTGGGAAGATTAAGTATTTCATATATAATTCATGGAACATTTTATGATGGCACAACAAAGAGAGCAGTCTTTATTCCAGAGTCAGGTGCAATTTCACGAATATCTTATACCGATACTTTTAATTTTGAAAAAATGTTTCGATGGTAAAAGATAGGTGAAAACAATAGTGAGAAACAAAGGGTTTTTTGCAGTAATATTCATAGTTTGCATAGTTTCCGTTGTGTTTTTAATTAATGATTATGTAAAAGCACAAGAAATTAATATTGAAATTCTAATTGATGGAGTAGATGATGTACCAAAAGTTGGACGTATAGGTGAGCCCATTAAATTTGAAGAATATATTGAAATGTGGCATAGTAGCGGTGGGTACTGGAAGTATAAAGATTTAATAATTTACGATAAAAGTTTAAAATATGATTTAGAAGATGAACGAGGATTTGAAGATGCTTTAATAGATGCTACTAAAGGAGAGTTTGCTTTTGAATATGAGCTGGATTCTGAATTATATGAAAAGCTGATTAATACTGAAAATTTAAAAGTGGTTTGTTCAACTACTTTAAAAGATCCAGTAACTGGAGAATACAAGGCTATAAATGACATTTTTTATGAAAAACCTTCTATAGAACTCAAAAATGGAAAGATATATTTCAAAGGTAAGCCAAAACTGAATTTTTATAAAAAAGAAAGAATTACTTTTGAAGATATTATCGATGACGTACTCGAAGTACAAATTCCATTTGTTGACCCCGACTATGGTATGAACCTTTATGCCATCTGGAGTAGAAAATCCGGTGGAAATAAATCAGTTGGCTTGGGCGGTGCATGGGGTTACTTTAACAAAGATGATATATTTGCCACGCCTAATGTACCTACAATAGATGAAATAAAACATTTAGCTGACATACCTGATATAGAAAATTACAGCCACATCCTTGACATACCCAATATAGATAAAATCCTTGAAAGACCAATACAGGAACTAGGAGCAATTGCTCCTTCATAAATAAAAGACTCCTCAGGACACCTTGTGGAGGGATTTAAACTTGTATGCGGAGGAAAGGTATATGTTTCCGATGAATGCTCCGTTGGTTCAGGAACATTTAAAAATGGCGGGGCTGTGGGCTTTCGTTTTGACTATCCAATTGTACTGACCTTTTACGCACCGGGAAATGACCTGTCTGCAAATTTTGAAGAAATACCTTCAGGTGCTGTAAAAGACAGCGAAGTTTTAGTAAGTGTCGTAGTTAATTCCACCTTTGAAGAAGAAATAAAAACAAACTATGAGTGGGAAATTACAGATAAAAAAGGCAATAAAATAAATGCTGAGTTTTTAGGAAATGCTTCTGAAAAACAGGGTGAAGTAAAAATACCGGCAGGAGGAGAAGCACTGTTTTATGCAATTTTTAAAATGCCGGAAAGTGATGTAAGAATACAGTTTAAAATAAATGAAAACGGACAAGAACCTGTGGAAAAATATCTTAATAATAATATTTTGGACTCCGAGTCTTTTGCAATACACTTGGTGAAAAAATATGAAACAGAAAGGACATTTGATTTACCATATAATGCACTGTCAAGAAAAATACGCTTTCCTTTAGCTGAGGACGAAGACATCACCGCCCATTTAACTAAACCACGGGGGGAATGGAAAAAAGGAAGCCTTGCTACAGGAAGTTTAAACATAGAGCAAAAAGATTCTCAAATATTAAAAGGCATTAAACTATTCAAATCATATAGCCCAAAAACAATTGGTGTTAGTGAAAACAGCGATACGATAGTATTAAACCCCTGATGTAACGGCAACTGTTGAAAGACCTGTTTTTGGAGATGACCCTTTAAAGAAGAAGTGGCTTAATTTACCTGATCCTAGAAAACCCAAGGTTTTAGACGGGGAATTTACATACGGTGGAGAGGTAAGAAGGACATATGTTTACAAAAGAGATACCGGTTTATATGACGAAGATGAAATAGAAATTGAAGGAGTGGCAAAGGCGCCGTTTAATCCAGGAAGTGATAGAATATTTATAAATGCTTACATATATAACGGCAAAAAGGATTTAAAACCACCAAGTTTTGAAAATAAAATAGAGAACAACGGAAACATGTACTTGCAAAAGAGCCTATTATGGCAGAGTGAACCTTACCCTTTTGATGTGATAAGATGGATGTGCCACATAAAGGCTACAGTGAATCAGGTACTTTAGACAGCAGGGATAATTTTAAATACAGGGAATATGTAAAAGAAGGCCAGAGCATGTACAAAATAACCGAGACTACGGAAATCACAATTAAAGTAAACAAAGACAATATAAATTTTTATACCCATGCACATATGCCTGACGGAGAGTACTACATAAGGGTATGGATGGCGGATATAAACCTTGCAAGTAATAATTTTACAAGCATAAATAATGCATATAATTCATTAGGCACTTTAAAAGGAATAGTACCTTTAGATGAAATTATTATTACAGTAAAAGGCTCTATGCATGATGATACAAATTAATTAAAGGTAAACAAATAATTAAATATTTTACTAAAAAAAATAACTGTTGCTATTTAGGCGGCAGTTATTCTTTTTATATAAGACGGATATTTAACTTTTAATCAATATTCAAAATACATGGGTTTTTTTAAAATGCACAAATTTTATATAACGGCTTCAAATAAAATATCAGGAATAGGAGTAGAAATAGCTTTATGATATTTTCATAATAGTTAAAAAATGATATACTATAATAAAAGGAAAAAGAGGAGTAAAAAATGCCGGAAGGAAGGATAAATAAGGAACATGACCTGGGCTACAAGCATTTATTGACGCATAAAAAGACCTTTATTCAACTGTTGAGAAGTTTTGTAAAAGAAGACTGGGTAAAGGAAATAGATGAAAGTCAGGTTATGCTGATAAATAAGAGTTATGTTTTGCAGGATTTTAAGGAAAAAGAATCGGATATAGTATATAGGTTAAAAATAAAGGACAGGAACGTAATATTTTATTGTTTGTTGGAACTGCAATCATCAGTTGATTATCAAATGCCGCTAAGACTGTTGTTCTACATGATAGAGATATGGCGTGATATACTAAAAAACACTGAGCATCATGAGGCAGAGCGAAAGGGTTTTAAACTTCCCTGTATAGTACCTATTGTACTGTACAATGGAGTAAATAATTGGACGGTATGCAGAAGTTTTAGGGAAATGCTTGATGGCAGTGAAATATTTTCAAATCATGTATTAGATTTTAATTATATATTGTTTGATGTAAACAGATATGAGGAAGAGGAACTGCTGGGACTTGCAAACCTTATATCAGGAGTATTTCTATTGGACCAGAAAATAGATTCTGAACAGCTAAAAGACAGATTGGTAAAAATGATAGAGATATTAGGGGACCTGTCGGAAGAGGAATTTGGTTTATTTAAAGGTTGGCTAAAATGGATATTAAAGCCGAGGATATCAGAGGAATTGCGTTTTAAGATAGATGACATACTGGAAAAATCGAGACCAACGGAGGTGGAAAATATGGTTTACAATCTTGCCAATACAATTGACGAAATGACTCAAAAAGCTATGGAAAAGGGAATAGAAGAAGGAATACAAAAGGGAATACAAAAGGGAATAGAAGAGGGAATACAAAAGGGAATAGAAGAAGGATTACAAAAGGGAATAAAAGAAGGAATACAAAAGGGAATAAAAGAAGGGGTATTGAAAGTTGCGAAATCAGCCTTGGAGAAGGGGGCAGACATAGACTTTGTAGCATGTATTACCGAATTGGATATTGAAATAGTAAAGAAACTAAAGGAAGAAATTGAAAGGACAAAATAAAAATTTTATAAGTATGTCAAAAGTATTCTAAAAGCAAAGAGAAGGGGAATAGTTCCCCTATATTTTTGGTTAAAAGAGGGAATGAAGAGGAACTGCCGTATTAATATTTCTTTGTGTGGTGGTAAACGGTAATAGAATAAACTTTTCGGATGCCCAGCCATTTATAGATGAAAATGGTCGTACATAGGTGCCTGGGTGCAAAAATGTGAATGGAATGCTTCATAATGACGGTATATATGAGTTGTGCAAGTTTCAAGTCCGGAAGAGGGAGAAATAAGGTATTATGATGGCATTGCATTTAATCTTGGGACGGACGTTGATGAGTTTGGAAGGATGATTATAGGGAAGTCCCAGGTGTTTTTATTAAAGATGGCGGACCAGTTGGATTTTATGAAGGAAAGTTGGGTAAAGGGATAAAGAAATATGGTTACATATAGTGTAACGAAGGCAAGCGTGGCAGAGATACCGAAAGAAAAGAAACTTACGTAGGAACTATCAGATAAACACGGAGAATATTTTAAGGAATATCTTAATTAGTGAAATAGATAATATAAGAGTATATAAAAATGTAAACAAAAACCATAAAACATACGATAAAAACATTAGATGATAATAAATACATTTAAATTCTAAAAGCAAGAAATTAAAAGTTTTTTAATATACAAGTATATTCGTTTGAAAAATTCATATGGAGGTTTGAAAAAATGAAAAAGATTGCTTTTATACTAGTACTAATAACAGTTGTAAGCACAATACTTACAGTAAATATTTTTGCTGCAAAAATACCTCTTCGTGTGGTGGTAAACGGCAGTAGGATAAACTTTCCTGATGCCCAGCCCTTTATTGATGAAAATGGCCGTACACAAGTACCTGTAAGATTTGTAAGTGAGGCATTAGGAGCAGATGTAGGATGGGACGGCAAAACAAAGACGGTCACTATAGAACAGGGAAGAAATAAAATAACTTTGGTGGTAGGTAAATCAGATTATACAGTTAACGGCAAGACAATGGAAATGGACACAACTGTGCTTTTATTGGAAGACAGGACATTTGTACCTGTAAGGTTTGTAAGTGAGGGACTAGGTGCAAATGTTGAGTGGAATGCTTCAATAAGGACGGTGTATATAACAACGGGAGGGGCTGTACCAACTCCAAGTCCTGAAGAGGGGGAAATAAGGTATTATGACGGCATTGCGTTTAATCCTGCAACAGATGTTGATGAATTTGGAAGGATGACAATAGAGAAGTCTCAGGAGTTTTTATTAAAGATGGTGGATCAGTTGTCATTTGTTAAGGAAAACGGCAAGTATTATATTGTAGGCGAATATCCAGAAATACCGGAAGAATTTGAATGGGCAGTAGGGATTGGCATAATTCTTAAAAGCGGAGGAGTACGGAATTTTTCAACCGGAACTGCCCGTAAAGATTATCTTATACCGAGAGAAGGAAGTTTTAAAAAGGATACAACAGGATTGATAGATATAAATGATATTGAAGGTTTTAATATAGTTATTGCAGTACAAAATAAAGAAATAAAAAGGGATTTAGGGGTATTAGAAATTGCTTATTTGATGGAAGGTACATTAGGTGATGGGACAACGAGAAGAGCAAACTTTATTCCAGAGACGGCAAAAAATCAAAGAATACCTTATACCGATACTTTTAACTTTGAGAAGATGTTTCAATGGTAAAAGAAGGTAGGTGAAACAATAGTGAAAAATATAGGGGTTTTCACAATAATATTCATAGTTTTCATTGTTGCTAATGTGTTTTTAATTAATGAATATGTAAAAGCGCAAGAAATTAATATTGAAGTTTTAATTGATGGTTTGGATGATGTACCAAATGTAGTTCGTATAGGTGAGTCTATTAAATTTGAAAAACACATTGAAATGTGGCATCACAGTGGAGGATATTGGAGTTATGAAGGTATAAAAATTTATGATAGTGAGTTAGAAAATAATTTAACTGATGAAGATGCTTTAGCAAAAGCAATTAAAGGCGAATTTACATTTGAATGCGATCTGGATTCTGAACTGTATGAAAGGCTAATTAAAATCGAAGATTTAAAGGTAGTTTGTTCAACTACTTTAAAAAATCCAATAACGGATGAGTATAAGACCATATATGACATCTTTTATGAAAAACCTTCTATAGAGCTCAAAAATGGCAAAATATATTTTAAAGGCAAACCAAAACTTAATTTTTTTAAAGGGAACCGGATTAATTTTGAATATATAATAGGAGACATACTTGATGTACAAATTCCATTTGTTGACCCTGACTATGGTATGAACCTTTATGCCATTTGGAGTAGAAATTCCGGTGGAAATAAATCAGTTGGCTTGGGCGGTGCATGGGGTTATTTTAATAAAGACGACCCATTTGCCACTCCTAATGTACCTACAATAGATGAAATAAAACATTTAGTAAACATACCTAATATAGAAAATTACAGCCACATTCTTGACATACCCAATATAGATAAAACCTTGAAATACCAATACAGGAACTTGGAGCAATTGCCCCTTCACAAATAAAAGACTCCTCAGGACACCTTGTGGATGGATTTAAACTTGTATGCGGAGGAAAGGTATATGTTTCCGATGAATGCTCCGTTGGTTCAGGAACATTTAAAAATGGCGGGGCTGTGGGCTTTCGTTTTGACTATCCAATTGTACTGACCTTTTACGCACCGGGAAATGATCTGTCTGCAAATTTTGAAGAAATACCTTCAGGTGCTGTAAAAGACAGCGAAGTTTTAGTAAGTGTCGAAGTTAATTAACAGGGTGAAGTAAAAATACCGGCAGGAGGAGAAGCACTGTTTTATGCAATTTTTAAAATGCCGGAAAGTGATGTAAGAATACAGTTTAAAATAAATGAAAACGGACAAAAACCTTTGGAAAAATATCTTAATAATAATATTTTGGACTCCGAGTCTTTTGCAATACACTTGGTGAAAAAATATGAAACAGAAAGGACATTTGATTTACCATATAATGCACTGTCAAGAAAAATACGCTTTCCTTTAGCTGAAGGCGAAGACATCACCGCCCATTTAACTAAACCACGGGGGGAATGGAAAAAAGGAAGCCTTGCTACAGGAAGTTTAAACATAGAGCAAAAAGATTCTCAAATATTAAAAGGCATTAAACTATTCAAATCATATAGCCCAAAAACAATTGGTGTTAGTGAAAACAGCGATACGATAGTATTAAACCCTGATGTAACGGCAACTGTTGAAAGACCTGTTTTTGGAGATGACCCTTTAAAGAAGAAGTGGCTTAATTTACCTGATCCTAGAAAACCCAAGGTTTTAGACGGGGAATTTACATACGGTGGAGAGGTAAGAAGGACATATGTTTACAAAAGAGATACCGGTTTATATGACGAAGATGAAATAGAAATTGAAGGAGTGGCAAAGGCGCCGTTTAATCCAGGAAGTGATAGAATATTTATAAATGCTTACATATATAACGGCAAAAAGGATTTAAAACCACCAAGTTTTGAAAATAAAATAGAGAACAACGGAAACATGTACTTGCAAAAGAGCCTATTATGGCAGAGTGAACCTTACCCTTTTGATGTGATAAGATGGATGTGCCACATAAAGGCTACAGTGAATCAGGTACTTTAGACAGCAGGGATAATTTTAAATACAGGGAATATGTAAAAGAAGGCCAGAGCATGCACAAAATAACTGAGACTACGGAAATCACAATTAAAGTAAACAAAGACAATATAAATTTTTATACCCATGCACATATGCCTGACGGAGAGTATTACATAAGGGTATGGATGGCGGATATAAACCTTGCAAGTAATAATTTTACAAGCATAAATAATGCATATAATTCATTAGGCACTTTAAAAGGAATAGTACCTTTAGATGAAATTATTATTACAGTAAAAGGCTCTATGCATGATGATACAAATTAATTAAAGGTAAACAAATAATTAAATATTTTACTAAAAAAAATAACTGTTGCTATTTAGGCGGCAGTTATTCTTTTTATATAAGACGGATATTTAACTTTTAATCAATATTCAAAATACATGGGTTTTTTTAAAATGCACAAATTTTATATAACGGCTTCAAATAAAATATCAGGAATAGGAGTAGAAATAGCTGTTAGCGTAAAGTTATTGTAGGGAATGAGACATAAAATACCATATATAATTGAAAAGAAGATGACATCCTGTTAAGATATTAATTAAGCAAAAATAATAAATAGAAAGGATGACATCTTCTATGTATAATAGTATACAACATTTTAATGAATTTGGGGTAAAAAGAATTGAAAAAAAGATAAAAAATTTTATTGAAGAAGGAAAAGACTTAGCTGATCTTGTTCTTGGTCTAAAAGAAGATTTATTTAAACTTGGACGCGATATACTTAAAGAAGTGCTTGAAGATATGGATGAATATTTCCGTAACTGTGAAATAAGGAAACAGTATTGGGAAATTATAAGAAAAGATAAAACAGCTATTTTAACGACATTTGGAACACTAAGTTATAACAGGACATATTTTAAGCATAAGGAAAATGGTAATAGACAACACCTAGTCGACAGGATTGTAGGTGTAGAACCACATGACAGAGTAAGTGCCGATGTTGTAATTAATGCAATAGATGAAGCAGCTGACAGCAGCTACAGAAAGGCAGGAGAAAAGGCGACATATATTGATGAAATCAGCAAACAAGCAGTGATGAATAAAATACATAATATTGAAATAGTTGAGCCTGAAATAAAAGTAGATAAAAAGAGAGAAGTAAAAATATTGTATGTTGAGGCCGATGAGGACCATGTAGCATTACAACAAAAAAGTATATTGAGACAGAATGAGAAGGGCAAGAGAAATACAATTATGCCAAAACTTGTATATGTGCATGAGGGAATTGACTTTGAAAAAAGTAATAAGAAGAGAAAAGTATTAAAGAATGTTCGATATTTTGGGGGAGTGTATAAGAATTCAGAAGATTTGTGGCTTGAAGTATCGGAATACATATATAAACAATATGACGTTGATTTTTTAGAGACGGTGTATATATCAGGAGATGGGGCGTCATGGATAAGGCAAGGAGTTAACTGTCTTTCAAAAAGTAAATTTGTACTTGATAGATACCATCTTCAAAAATACGTAAGAGTTGCGACCACACATTTAAATGATGAAGCAATAAGCCAAGATTTACAGGAGGCTTTGAATTTATCTGATAAAAAAATGCTAACAAAGGTTTTTAAAAAGATAATTGAAAAGACAGGCGATAATGAAAATAAAATAAAGGCTATAAAAAATGCAAAGCGATATATTTTAAATAATTGGGATGGTATAGAAATAAGGTCAAACAGAGGAATAGTGGGTTGTAGTGCTGAAGGTCATGTGAGTCATGTATTTTCATCCCGTTTAAGTTCAAGACCTAAAGGCTGGTCGAGAAAAGGTGTAGAAAAGATGTCAAAGCTAATAATATACAAGAAGAATGGCGGTAAGGTATATGACATAGTTATGGCACAAAAACAAAAAAAGTTAGCATCTAGTAGGCAAGAAATTCAGGAAAAATTAATTAAGGAATTAAAGAAGTCATCAAACAGGTATGAGAGTGTATGGAATAGTAATTTAACTGTTATTCATAAGGGGTGTAAAACTGGTTTATATAAAGAATTAAGGCGTATTATAGGTATATGCGGATAGGGATGAGGTAATAATAAAGCAAAAATTACGGGAAAGTTTACAAGTAAGCCTATCCAATAGGAATTATACATATCTGGAAAAAAGACAAAGAAAAAGAAAAAACATAAAAAAAGAAAAAGAAAAGAAAAAAGCAAAACTTTAGTACCATGACCCGCGGAGCCCTACTACTTGTCAAGGCCGGGCTTTGCCCGCTTGTTTTAGCCTTGACAAAATGGAAAATGGTACAATAGAAATACTTTTTTCTTTTAAAAGTAGCGTTAAAATGTGAAGGAACATAGATAACAAAACGTACTAATTTGTCACAAGTATTGAGTAAAATGAATTCTTTATAGAAAGAAAGAGTTATATGGTATAATAGACAATAAGTTAGAGGAATTATAAAAGAAAATAAGGCTCAAAATGATGTAAAACACTTTCGTTACTAAGAGACCGTTATTTGAAATAGTTGCACAAATAAAAAATGGGATGCCATCTACTTTTCTTTTTCCTACAATAAATTGACGCTATCGAAATAGCTTTATGATATTTTCATAATAGTTAAAAAATGATATACTATAATAAAAGGAAAAAGAGGAGTAAAAAATGCCGGAAGGAAGGATAAATAAGGAACATGACCTGGGCTACAAGCATTTATTGACGCATAAAAAGACCTTTATTCAACTGTTGAGAAGTTTTGTAAAAGAAGACTGGGTAAAGGAAATAGATGA
The genomic region above belongs to Acetivibrio saccincola and contains:
- a CDS encoding Rpn family recombination-promoting nuclease/putative transposase; amino-acid sequence: MPEGRINKEHDLGYKHLLTHKKTFIQLLRSFVKEDWVKEIDESQVMLINKSYVLQDFKEKESDIVYRLKIKDRNVIFYCLLELQSSVDYQMPLRLLFYMIEIWRDILKNTEHHEAERKGFKLPCIVPIVLYNGVNNWTVCRSFREMLDGSEIFSNHVLDFNYILFDVNRYEEEELLGLANLISGVFLLDQKIDSEQLKDRLVKMIEILGDLSEEEFGLFKGWLKWILKPRISEELRFKIDDILEKSRPTEVENMVYNLANTIDEMTQKAMEKGIEEGIQKGIQKGIQKGIEEGIQKGIEEGLQKGIKEGVLKVAKSALEKGADIDFVASITELDIEIVKKLKEEIERTK
- a CDS encoding copper amine oxidase N-terminal domain-containing protein, translating into MKKIAFILVLITVVSTILTVNIFAAKIPLRVVVNGSRINFPDAQPFIDENGRTQVPVRFVSEALGADVGWDGKTKTVTIEQGKNKISLVVGKSEYTVNGKTMEMDTTVLLLEDRTFVPVRFVSEGLGANVEWNASIRTVYITTGGTVPTPTPEEGEVRYYDGIAFNPATDVDEFGRMTIEKSQEFLLKMADQLSFVKENGKYYIIGEYPEIPEEFEWAVGIGIILKSGGVRNFSTGTARKDYLIPREGSFKKDTTGLIDINDIEGFNIVIAVQNKEIKRDLGRLSISYIIHGTFYDGTTKRAVFIPESGAISRISYTDTFNFEKMFRW
- a CDS encoding Rpn family recombination-promoting nuclease/putative transposase; its protein translation is MPEGRINKEHDLGYKHLLTHKKTFIQLLRSFVKEDWVKEIDESQVMLINKSYVLQDFKEKESDIVYRLKIKDRNVIFYCLLELQSSVDYQMPLRLLFYMIEIWRDILKNTEHHEAERKGFKLPCIVPIVLYNGVNNWTVCRSFREMLDGSEIFSNHVLDFNYILFDVNRYEEEELLGLANLISGVFLLDQKIDSEQLKDRLVKMIEILGDLSEEEFGLFKGWLKWILKPRISEELRFKIDDILEKSRPTEVENMVYNLANTIDEMTQKAMEKGIEEGIQKGIQKGIEEGIQKGIEEGLQKGIKEGIQKGIKEGVLKVAKSALEKGADIDFVACITELDIEIVKKLKEEIERTK
- a CDS encoding copper amine oxidase N-terminal domain-containing protein, whose amino-acid sequence is MKKIAFILVLITVVSTILTVNIFAAKIPLRVVVNGSRINFPDAQPFIDENGRTQVPVRFVSEALGADVGWDGKTKTVTIEQGRNKITLVVGKSDYTVNGKTMEMDTTVLLLEDRTFVPVRFVSEGLGANVEWNASIRTVYITTGGAVPTPSPEEGEIRYYDGIAFNPATDVDEFGRMTIEKSQEFLLKMVDQLSFVKENGKYYIVGEYPEIPEEFEWAVGIGIILKSGGVRNFSTGTARKDYLIPREGSFKKDTTGLIDINDIEGFNIVIAVQNKEIKRDLGVLEIAYLMEGTLGDGTTRRANFIPETAKNQRIPYTDTFNFEKMFQW
- a CDS encoding ISLre2 family transposase, which translates into the protein MYNSIQHFNEFGVKRIEKKIKNFIEEGKDLADLVLGLKEDLFKLGRDILKEVLEDMDEYFRNCEIRKQYWEIIRKDKTAILTTFGTLSYNRTYFKHKENGNRQHLVDRIVGVEPHDRVSADVVINAIDEAADSSYRKAGEKATYIDEISKQAVMNKIHNIEIVEPEIKVDKKREVKILYVEADEDHVALQQKSILRQNEKGKRNTIMPKLVYVHEGIDFEKSNKKRKVLKNVRYFGGVYKNSEDLWLEVSEYIYKQYDVDFLETVYISGDGASWIRQGVNCLSKSKFVLDRYHLQKYVRVATTHLNDEAISQDLQEALNLSDKKMLTKVFKKIIEKTGDNENKIKAIKNAKRYILNNWDGIEIRSNRGIVGCSAEGHVSHVFSSRLSSRPKGWSRKGVEKMSKLIIYKKNGGKVYDIVMAQKQKKLASSRQEIQEKLIKELKKSSNRYESVWNSNLTVIHKGCKTGLYKELRRIIGICG